Within Romboutsia sp. CE17, the genomic segment TATTATATAACCAAGATGAATTAAGCAAAATTGAGCTTCAACTATCTTCTCTAGATGAAATTAACATATTAAGCGTAAAAGAAGATAATAATTCTAGTATTTTAAATTTATACTATAGGTCTAATAAAAATTTAGATGATATTCATGAAGTTAAAGTCTATAAGGTTATATACAACGCAACCTATAATAATCAATCACAAAATATATATAAAGATGGAAAGTATGAGACATGGTGTTTTTTAATTAAAGAAAATAACTCAAATGAGTGGTTATTAGATGTATGTGATAGCTAAAATAAAATAAAGTAGTCATATACAATGTATAATGACTACTTTATATTTATAAGATAATATTATACTCAGCCTATATTCACTGAAAATATGCTTTTATCTATGATAAAATAAGATAACTCTGTCTATAAAAAATACTATAGGGAAGTATTTCTTTATTTTTATTACCTTGATAAATAATATGAATCTTTATAAAAAAATGTTACTTTTAGTTTCAAAGAACATTTGTTCTTTTCTCTTTAAATCATCATATTTTATTTTAAATCGCTAATATTATTATCAATTGTTAAATACTTAAGTATATTAGCTAGTGGAAGTCTTTTTGCTTCAATTCCTTTTCCAAAATCTTCAAAGCTTCCTACTATATCTTTTCCATAAGTACTAATTATTCCATCCTCTAACTCAGATATATGCTTAAAGATATAATCTTTAACCTCTTCTAAACTCTTAAGATTTTTTATTTCATTTCCTCTTAAGACATGTTTAAATATCTCAAAACCTTCTCCTCTTGATGTCCATATAAAAATTCTAAATGTAATTAAAGATTTCTCTATAAATAATCCAGAACTAATTGAATTCATATGATTTATATCCTCATATAAATGCTGATTAAAATCAATAAATCCACTTGGACAAAGATCATATGATTTTGCATCACTGTATTCTATATTATTGTCTAAAACTAATTGATGAAAATCTTCATATCCATTAGCATTTATTAAAATATCTGAAAAGTTTGTAGGTTGAATAAATATTTTTTCTTTAGTTATAAATTTATTTTGCATAAAAACCTCACTTAAATACTTAATTTTTATAATCTATTTTAACACATCGAAAAAATTATTTAAATTACTTATTTTACTATTTAATAGTCAGCATACTTGTTCAGTAGATTCAATAATACCATTGTTTATATTTATAACTTTATCAACAACTTCTTTTGCAAAATCTATATCATGAGTAATTATTAAAATTGTCATACCTTGATTTTTTAGTTTTTTCATTATTTTTATTATATTTTGAGTAGTTTCTTTATCTAATGCTGACGTAGGTTCATCAAAGCACAGAACCTTTGGCATTAATGCACAGGCTCTAGCTATTGCTACTCTTTGCTGCTGACCTCCTGATAATTGAAATGGATAAAAGTTTCCTTTATTATCTAAATCAACTAATGTAAGCAGCTCATTTGCTTTTTTTATAGCTTCATCATTAGGTATTTTAAAAATACTTATAGGTGCCTCTATAATATTTTGTAATACTGTCATATGAGGAAATAGATTGAAATTTTGAAATACCATTCCTATTCTCCCCTTTTTACTTTGTATATCATTACTGTTATTTAAAACTTCATTATCTATTACTATCTCCCCAGAATCAAACTGCTCTAGTCCATTTAAACATCTAATTAATGTTGTTTTCCCTGCTCCAGATTTACCAAGTATAACACCTATTTCACCTTTTTCTAAATTAAAAGATATATTTTTTAATACGTGGTTATTTTTAAAAGATTTATTTAATTTTTTTATAACTAGCATTTGCCTTCCTCCTATCTATAATAAGAATACTTATTTTCTAAGATTTTAAATCCTTGAGTAATTATACTAACTAATATTAAATAGATAATACCAACTTCTATTAAAGGAAATAGACTTACTTCTCTTATTGACTGAATTTGAGCTAATCTTAAAATATCATTCAGCCCTAAAATATATACTAAAGATGTATCCTTTATTAAAGTAATTACTTCATTTGACATTGGAGCTAATATTCTTTTTATTACTTGAGGAAGTATAATTCTTTTATACATAGTTATTTTATCAAATCCTAAAACTAAAGCAGCTTCTCTTTGACCTTTATCTATAGAATCAATTCCACCTCTAAATATTTCAGCGAAGTATGCTGCGTAATTTAAAAAGAAGGCAATTATACCTGATGTAAATCTATCAAATGTAATTCCTAGTAAGGGTAATCCATAAAATATTACGATTAACTGTAAAAGTAATGGTGTCCCTCTCATAACCAAAATATAGAATTTAGATATATATTGTATTAATTTTATTTTGGATCTTCTTAAAATAGCAATTAAAAAACCAAATGGTATTGATAAAGCTAATGTTATTATAAAAAACGATAAAACTATTCCTAAACCATTTATCATGATATTCCTCCTTACAAACTCTTATTTTCTATTTAAACCACTTAGAATATATTTCATCAAATGTACCATCATTTTTCATTTCATTTAACGCAGAATTTACTTTATCTCTTAACTTTGTATTATCTTTTCTAAATCCAACTACAAAGGCTTCTTTGCCAAAATCTTCTTCAAGTATATTATATATATCCTCATCTTTTTGACTTATATAGTATCTAGCAAGAACCTCATCAGCCACTAAAGCATC encodes:
- a CDS encoding DUF4829 domain-containing protein — its product is MSKNYQWLAILILIPMLLFTFIVTVKTQSYSNNPTKIIYNYYNFKNQKDLNSISNLLYNQDELSKIELQLSSLDEINILSVKEDNNSSILNLYYRSNKNLDDIHEVKVYKVIYNATYNNQSQNIYKDGKYETWCFLIKENNSNEWLLDVCDS
- a CDS encoding amino acid ABC transporter ATP-binding protein; its protein translation is MLVIKKLNKSFKNNHVLKNISFNLEKGEIGVILGKSGAGKTTLIRCLNGLEQFDSGEIVIDNEVLNNSNDIQSKKGRIGMVFQNFNLFPHMTVLQNIIEAPISIFKIPNDEAIKKANELLTLVDLDNKGNFYPFQLSGGQQQRVAIARACALMPKVLCFDEPTSALDKETTQNIIKIMKKLKNQGMTILIITHDIDFAKEVVDKVININNGIIESTEQVC
- a CDS encoding amino acid ABC transporter permease, translating into MINGLGIVLSFFIITLALSIPFGFLIAILRRSKIKLIQYISKFYILVMRGTPLLLQLIVIFYGLPLLGITFDRFTSGIIAFFLNYAAYFAEIFRGGIDSIDKGQREAALVLGFDKITMYKRIILPQVIKRILAPMSNEVITLIKDTSLVYILGLNDILRLAQIQSIREVSLFPLIEVGIIYLILVSIITQGFKILENKYSYYR